The genomic interval CGATGAAGAATGGATGGAGAATTTCCGACTCTGTTGATTTTATATCCGCTTGGAGAGGCCTTCGTCAACTAACAGGGGAAAGCGGAACGTGGGGATTCACGATATCGGGGTTGACGTACCCGGGCCATTCTGTGCTATTGAGAATTCACGCGAAGGAGGTACGCTTTGTGACTGAAGCTGCAAGGATCACTATCGTATATGACAACACCTCCCTGGAACCGGAACTGATCCCGGATTGGGGATTTTCCTGTCTGGTGGAGGCCCATGGGAAAAGGATACTCTTCGACACAGGCGCCAAGGGTGAAATCCTCCTCCACAACATGGGACACCTTGGCATCGACCCCGCAGACCTGGACGGGGTCTTTATCTCCCACTCCCATTTCGATCATACGGGCGGTCTGCCCGAAGTGCTCTCCGGTCGCTCCATCCCAGTCTACCTTCCTGCCTCCATAACCGTCCCGACCGGAAAGAGCAACTTTGTCACGATCCAGGAGCCGGTTGAAATCCATCCCGGAATCTTTTCAACGGGCGAGCTGGCCCGCATTGAACAGTCCCTGGTGGTTCGGTTCAAAAGGGGCCTGGTGGTGATCACAGGTTGTTCCCATCCGGGTGTCGGGGCCATTCTGAAGCAGGCATCACGGCTTGGATCGGTGGCGGCCCTGGTGGGGGGGCTTCACGGTTTCAAGGAGTTTGAACTGCTGGAATCCCTGAAATGGATCTGCCCGGCCCATTGTTCGAAGTACACCGAGGAACTCCGCAACCACTTTCCCGGAAAAGTTATCGGGGCCGGCGCGGGAAAAATCCTATGGTTCCCGGAATAGATCGGGCCCAGGAAGGCGCCGGCCGTCCTTCCGCTTGCTATAATGGTTTTCGAGATTATATTGAAAACTGCACCAGCGAGGGCCGATAAAAAAAATTTGCAAGTGCCCGTGCCCCGCGTGGTAAGAAAGTCTCCCAGCAAACTATTATCGGCTGTAGCCGATAGCTTTAGGGCCCCAGGGGCCGAGGGGGCAAGGGGAAATGCATAGGGGCCGGCTTATTAGTTTCTACAACAATCACTCGGCCACTTGAACCCTTGGATCCTTGAACCCTATTATAAAAACGATCCGATTAAAGTCTTCCCCTGAAGGCCCAAGGTTCTCCCATTCCCAGAATGGGACATTCACCCGTGACCGATTGGAATAGGGATTCAAGGGCCGCTAAAGGGAGCCAGGATGAAACAACCCCTCAAAAACCAGACCCAAATCATACTGGACAGCATCGCGGACGGTGTATTTACCGTAGACGGCGACTTCATCATTACATCTTTCAACAGGGCCGCGGAGAACATAACGGGCATCAAGAAGGAGGAGGCACTGGGACGCCACTGCTGGGAGGTCTTCAGGGCCAGCATCTGCGAAAAGGATTGTTCCTTGAGAAGAACCATGGAGACCGGTGTCCCGATCGTGAACCAGTCCATCTTTATCGTCAACCTGGAGGGAGACCGCCTTCCAGTCAGCATCTCAACGGCCCTCCTGCGGGACGAAAAGGGAGGGGTCATCGGCGGGGTGGAGACCTTCAGGGACCTGAGCGTCCTGGAAGAACTCCGAAAGGAGCTGGCCGGACGACATTCCTTCCTGGATATCATAAGCAAAAACAAGGAGATGCAACGCCTTTTCCGCATGCTGGAGCAGGTCTCGGAAAGCGAGGCCACCATCCTGCTCGAGGGAGAAAGCGGAACGGGCAAAGGACTTTTCGCCAAGGCGATCCATTCCCTAAGCACCAGAAAGGACGGTCCCTTCGTTGTGGTCAATTGCGGATCCCTGCCGGACAGCCTGCTCGAATCGGAATTATTCGGATACGAGAAGGGCGCCCACAGCACCGCGTACAAGGACAAACCCGGCAGGCTGGCCCTGGCAGAGGGCGGCACTCTTTTCCTGGATGAAATCGGGGATATCTCACCGGCCCTCCAGGTGAGACTCCTGCGGGTGCTCCAAGACCGGGTCTACGAGCCCCTGGGAAGCACCAAGTCCTTAAAAGCCGATGTCAGGATAGTAGCAGCCACAAACAGGGACCTTGAAAAGCTGGTAAAAGAAGGGGTCTTCCGGCAGGACCTCTATTACCGAATCAACGTGGTAAGACTCGTTCTCCCTCCCCTGAGGAAGAGAAAGGAGGATATTCCCCTCCTGGTGGACCATCTCATCCGGAAATTCAACCGCCTGAGCGG from Deltaproteobacteria bacterium carries:
- a CDS encoding sigma 54-interacting transcriptional regulator is translated as MKQPLKNQTQIILDSIADGVFTVDGDFIITSFNRAAENITGIKKEEALGRHCWEVFRASICEKDCSLRRTMETGVPIVNQSIFIVNLEGDRLPVSISTALLRDEKGGVIGGVETFRDLSVLEELRKELAGRHSFLDIISKNKEMQRLFRMLEQVSESEATILLEGESGTGKGLFAKAIHSLSTRKDGPFVVVNCGSLPDSLLESELFGYEKGAHSTAYKDKPGRLALAEGGTLFLDEIGDISPALQVRLLRVLQDRVYEPLGSTKSLKADVRIVAATNRDLEKLVKEGVFRQDLYYRINVVRLVLPPLRKRKEDIPLLVDHLIRKFNRLSGKEIQGVLPEVLPILMAHDFPGNIRELENIIEYATVVCRDRLIGIEHLPESLRPPPREGTEMTSGKPESQNFSLEEVERGFIYEVLRKNHWNRKAAAAQMGIHPSTLWRKMKRLRIQAPGRENLPKGINE
- a CDS encoding MBL fold metallo-hydrolase translates to MKNGWRISDSVDFISAWRGLRQLTGESGTWGFTISGLTYPGHSVLLRIHAKEVRFVTEAARITIVYDNTSLEPELIPDWGFSCLVEAHGKRILFDTGAKGEILLHNMGHLGIDPADLDGVFISHSHFDHTGGLPEVLSGRSIPVYLPASITVPTGKSNFVTIQEPVEIHPGIFSTGELARIEQSLVVRFKRGLVVITGCSHPGVGAILKQASRLGSVAALVGGLHGFKEFELLESLKWICPAHCSKYTEELRNHFPGKVIGAGAGKILWFPE